One Chitinophaga parva DNA segment encodes these proteins:
- a CDS encoding 5-(carboxyamino)imidazole ribonucleotide synthase, with protein sequence MLENLKIGILGGGQLGGMLIRHAIDLGLHISVMDKDANAPCARYTSSFTCADPKSYEAVLAFGQGLDVITIEMEAVNIDALRELEKQGVRVFPSPDTIKVIQDKLTQKQFLQSQGIPVAPGQAIESRDDLYQYESKLPGCLKKRRNGYDGYGVMVLRTPADIATAFDEPSVLEELVDIKHEIAVIVARNEQGEVKCYDAVAMVFSGEKFILDFQLAPAQLPEGILKEATALAEKIANALQLVGILAVEMFVTKDDKVLVNELAPRPHNSGHHTIEASTTSQYEQLLRAILGLPLGDTGLHFPSLMLNILETAALSANRQEKLRSLLAVDGAHLHWYGKKGSRIGRKVGHVTITGNTMESVVAKAETIRKILN encoded by the coding sequence ATGCTTGAAAATTTGAAAATAGGAATATTAGGAGGCGGTCAGCTGGGCGGCATGCTTATACGGCATGCCATAGATCTCGGTCTCCACATTTCGGTGATGGATAAAGATGCAAATGCGCCTTGTGCCCGTTATACGTCTTCTTTTACATGCGCCGATCCTAAATCCTATGAAGCCGTTTTGGCGTTTGGCCAGGGCCTGGATGTGATCACCATCGAAATGGAAGCGGTGAACATCGATGCCTTGCGTGAACTTGAAAAGCAAGGTGTCAGGGTTTTTCCTTCCCCCGATACAATTAAAGTGATCCAGGATAAGCTTACGCAAAAGCAATTCCTGCAGTCACAGGGCATCCCGGTGGCGCCGGGCCAGGCCATTGAAAGCAGGGATGACCTGTACCAATATGAAAGCAAACTGCCCGGCTGTCTTAAGAAACGGCGCAATGGGTATGATGGCTATGGGGTAATGGTGCTGAGGACCCCCGCAGATATTGCTACTGCTTTTGATGAGCCATCCGTGCTGGAAGAGCTGGTAGATATTAAACACGAAATTGCGGTCATCGTAGCAAGAAATGAGCAGGGCGAAGTGAAATGCTATGATGCAGTTGCGATGGTATTCTCCGGGGAAAAATTCATACTTGATTTCCAGCTGGCGCCCGCGCAGCTGCCGGAAGGGATACTGAAAGAAGCTACCGCGCTTGCTGAAAAGATAGCCAATGCGCTCCAACTTGTTGGTATTCTTGCCGTAGAAATGTTTGTGACCAAGGATGACAAGGTCCTGGTGAACGAACTGGCGCCCAGGCCCCACAACAGCGGCCACCACACGATAGAAGCCAGCACTACCTCGCAATATGAACAATTGCTCCGGGCCATTTTAGGTTTGCCGCTGGGCGATACCGGGCTTCATTTTCCTTCTCTTATGCTGAATATCCTGGAAACCGCGGCACTGAGTGCTAACAGGCAGGAGAAACTGCGTTCCCTGCTGGCTGTTGATGGTGCACACCTTCACTGGTATGGCAAAAAAGGCAGCAGGATAGGCAGGAAAGTAGGCCACGTGACCATCACGGGCAACACCATGGAAAGCGTTGTGGCAAAAGCGGAAACCATCCGGAAAATTTTAAATTGA
- the purE gene encoding 5-(carboxyamino)imidazole ribonucleotide mutase gives MKQVEVGIIMGSSSDAPIMRQAIEVLKKFDIGYEFNVVSAHRSPQRMFDYAAAAEGRGLKVIIAGAGGAAHLPGMVAAITTLPVVGVPIKSSNSLDGWDSLLSIVQMPGDIPVATVSVNGARNAGLLAVQILATANSALREQLAAMKKENYEKVLQQDETLDRS, from the coding sequence ATGAAACAGGTAGAAGTAGGCATCATTATGGGCAGCAGCTCCGATGCGCCTATCATGCGGCAGGCAATAGAAGTGCTGAAGAAATTTGACATCGGCTACGAGTTCAACGTGGTGTCCGCACACCGCAGCCCCCAGCGGATGTTTGATTACGCAGCTGCCGCGGAAGGCCGCGGACTGAAGGTGATCATTGCAGGTGCCGGTGGTGCAGCACACCTCCCGGGTATGGTAGCCGCCATTACTACATTGCCTGTGGTGGGCGTGCCCATCAAGTCTTCCAATTCCCTTGATGGCTGGGATTCCCTGCTGTCTATCGTGCAAATGCCGGGAGATATACCGGTGGCTACTGTAAGCGTGAATGGTGCCCGCAATGCCGGCTTACTGGCCGTGCAGATCCTGGCCACTGCCAACAGCGCCCTCCGGGAACAACTGGCCGCGATGAAAAAGGAAAATTACGAGAAGGTGCTCCAGCAAGATGAAACGCTGGACCGTTCTTAG
- a CDS encoding fimbrial biogenesis chaperone, producing the protein MKPVKSSVRPGIAAARYLCCLAIAVICCNVVAIQHALAQGNLLVTPARVIFEGSKRAEELNLANSGKDTARYLISFVEIRMNKNGTFDQVNEPDSGQQFASGYLRFFPRSVVLGPNEAQVIKLQLTGASQLAPGEYRSHLYFRAVPDERPIGGDTVRADSSGINVKLTPVFGITIPVIIRVGETTASVQLSELSVDQATGPEPGLNVLFNRTGNASVYGDLTVDYISPQGKATQVAEARGLAVYTPNSQRYVHLILQTKPGINFRTGKLRVAYTTKTKTSTEELARAELQLR; encoded by the coding sequence ATGAAACCTGTAAAGTCATCGGTACGGCCGGGCATTGCTGCGGCCAGGTACCTGTGTTGTCTTGCCATCGCTGTTATTTGCTGTAATGTTGTTGCTATACAACATGCCCTGGCCCAGGGAAATCTCCTGGTAACGCCCGCCCGTGTTATTTTTGAGGGCTCCAAACGTGCGGAAGAACTGAACCTGGCAAATTCCGGGAAAGATACCGCCCGGTATCTTATTTCATTTGTAGAGATCAGGATGAATAAGAACGGCACTTTTGACCAGGTGAATGAACCGGATTCCGGGCAGCAGTTTGCCAGTGGTTACCTGCGTTTTTTTCCCCGCAGCGTTGTGCTGGGCCCCAATGAAGCGCAGGTAATAAAATTACAGCTGACCGGTGCCAGCCAGTTAGCCCCCGGCGAATACAGGTCCCACCTGTATTTCAGGGCAGTGCCTGATGAGCGGCCCATTGGAGGCGATACTGTACGTGCCGACAGCAGCGGCATCAATGTAAAGTTGACGCCTGTTTTCGGCATCACCATCCCGGTGATCATCCGCGTAGGTGAAACCACCGCCAGCGTCCAGTTATCGGAGCTTTCCGTGGACCAGGCAACCGGGCCGGAGCCCGGTTTGAATGTGTTATTTAACCGGACGGGCAATGCATCCGTATACGGCGACCTCACAGTTGATTATATTTCTCCGCAGGGCAAAGCAACACAGGTAGCGGAAGCCCGCGGGCTTGCAGTGTATACCCCTAACAGTCAGCGTTATGTTCACTTGATATTGCAAACAAAACCTGGTATTAATTTCCGGACTGGAAAACTTCGCGTGGCATATACAACCAAAACAAAAACATCAACGGAAGAATTGGCCAGGGCTGAATTGCAGCTACGATAA
- a CDS encoding ABC transporter permease: protein MIANYIKASLRFQAKHKTFSLINITGLALGTLCCLYILLYVMDQFSYDSHHRNAADIYRVTCVYDIKAKATRQRIATTAAPVAPLLKKDYGEVLQYTRVIPFAGIDQHLLTYNGKTIYEKAAFYVDSTFFRVFTYHFIAGNPATALDEPHSVVLLKSTADKLFGAEDPIGKTFYMENAYDNKIPYTVKGIVDESLGKSHLHANIFITMNSGSVGGYMYTTDTWTSNTYASTYIKLRPDADAAAFERKLPAFINRYAGEQLRKAGIDETLVLQPITTVHTTPGYMGILLSQPVDALLLKVLAIIAIMIQLIACINFMNLSTARASHRAREVGVRKVLGAGRADLLRQFLGESLAFTLVSVLIAVPLLVLTLPYLNQLTQSDVGLSLLRSWRAAGLLGAVILFTALLSGSYPALYLSAFQAVRIMKGNFTNSVSASGIRRGLVVFQFTLSIVLISGIVVIYAQLNYIKHKDLGFEKEQRLVFQLYSPDAIARMPVFVNSLSQLSAVTAVSNASSFLSNGSYYYNSFFLHGQKESAQKGTSYIITDEHFVTANGIRLLNGRDFMRTDSSKVLVNETFAKMMGLNAQTAVGTILYDNQNRQAEIVGVMKDFHYGPLRDAMDGFVLWKRSMHDDPWPMLTVSVRTTDYKALLAKIAAIWKRDIPGAPFAYTFLDDQVAKQYESERTTTRIIDSFTMMAIVISCMGLFGLAAFSAEQRRKEISIRKVMGASVGSITQLLSMDFLKLVLVAFLIAVPIAWWLMHKWLQGFAYSVPLQWWMFALAGALSLFIAVLTVSFQSIRAALINPVRSLRSE, encoded by the coding sequence ATGATTGCCAATTACATAAAGGCCTCCCTGCGCTTCCAGGCCAAGCATAAAACATTCTCCCTGATCAATATCACCGGTCTGGCCCTGGGTACTTTATGCTGCCTCTACATCCTGTTGTATGTAATGGACCAGTTCAGCTACGACAGCCATCACCGTAATGCAGCGGATATTTACCGGGTCACCTGTGTATATGATATCAAGGCCAAGGCCACCCGGCAGCGCATTGCCACTACGGCCGCGCCTGTGGCGCCTTTGCTCAAAAAGGACTATGGTGAGGTGCTGCAATACACCCGCGTGATCCCCTTTGCCGGCATAGACCAGCACCTGCTCACCTACAACGGGAAGACTATATACGAAAAGGCGGCTTTTTATGTAGATTCCACTTTCTTCCGTGTATTTACCTATCATTTTATTGCCGGCAATCCTGCCACCGCCCTGGATGAACCGCATAGTGTGGTGCTCCTGAAGTCCACGGCTGACAAGCTTTTTGGTGCGGAAGACCCCATCGGAAAGACCTTTTACATGGAGAATGCCTATGACAACAAGATCCCTTACACTGTAAAAGGCATCGTGGATGAAAGCCTGGGCAAATCCCACCTGCACGCTAATATCTTCATCACCATGAACAGTGGCAGCGTGGGCGGTTACATGTACACTACTGATACCTGGACCAGCAATACGTATGCATCCACCTACATCAAACTGCGGCCGGATGCAGATGCCGCTGCGTTTGAACGCAAACTGCCCGCATTTATAAACCGCTACGCCGGGGAGCAACTGCGCAAGGCTGGCATTGATGAAACGCTGGTGTTGCAGCCCATTACCACGGTGCATACCACGCCCGGCTACATGGGCATATTACTCAGCCAGCCGGTAGATGCTTTGCTGCTGAAGGTGCTGGCCATTATCGCCATCATGATACAGCTGATCGCCTGCATTAACTTTATGAATCTCTCCACGGCACGTGCCTCCCACCGGGCCAGGGAAGTAGGCGTGCGTAAGGTGCTGGGCGCCGGCCGGGCTGACCTCCTGCGCCAGTTCCTGGGTGAATCATTGGCTTTTACCCTGGTGAGCGTATTGATCGCCGTACCATTGCTGGTACTGACCTTGCCCTATCTCAACCAGCTTACACAGTCTGATGTAGGCCTGTCCCTGCTGCGCAGCTGGAGGGCGGCGGGCTTGCTGGGCGCCGTGATCCTGTTTACCGCATTGTTGTCCGGCAGTTACCCGGCCCTGTATTTATCGGCCTTCCAGGCGGTGCGCATTATGAAAGGGAATTTTACGAACAGCGTTTCTGCGTCCGGCATCCGGCGCGGGCTGGTGGTGTTCCAGTTCACATTGTCCATTGTGCTGATCTCCGGGATTGTGGTGATCTATGCACAATTGAATTATATTAAACACAAAGACCTTGGTTTTGAGAAAGAGCAGCGCCTGGTATTCCAGTTGTACTCACCGGATGCGATTGCCAGGATGCCTGTGTTTGTCAACAGCCTTTCCCAGCTCAGTGCTGTAACGGCTGTGAGCAATGCCAGCAGTTTTTTAAGCAATGGTTCTTACTACTACAATTCATTTTTCCTGCATGGGCAAAAGGAATCAGCGCAAAAGGGCACCAGCTATATTATCACAGACGAACATTTTGTGACGGCCAATGGTATCAGGTTGCTCAACGGACGGGATTTTATGCGTACGGATTCCAGTAAAGTGCTGGTGAATGAAACCTTTGCAAAGATGATGGGGCTTAATGCGCAAACCGCGGTAGGCACCATTTTATACGATAACCAAAACCGCCAGGCAGAGATCGTGGGGGTGATGAAAGACTTTCACTATGGCCCCCTGCGCGATGCTATGGACGGCTTTGTGCTGTGGAAACGCAGCATGCATGATGATCCCTGGCCCATGCTTACGGTAAGCGTGCGCACTACTGATTATAAAGCACTGCTGGCAAAAATAGCCGCTATCTGGAAGCGTGACATTCCCGGTGCCCCCTTTGCCTATACCTTCCTGGACGACCAGGTGGCCAAACAATATGAAAGCGAAAGGACGACGACGCGCATCATTGATTCATTTACCATGATGGCGATCGTCATTTCCTGCATGGGATTGTTTGGCCTGGCAGCTTTCAGCGCGGAGCAGCGCCGCAAGGAGATCAGCATCCGCAAAGTGATGGGCGCCAGTGTGGGGTCTATCACGCAATTGCTGTCCATGGATTTCCTGAAGCTGGTACTGGTGGCGTTCCTGATCGCTGTACCTATAGCCTGGTGGCTGATGCATAAATGGCTGCAGGGCTTTGCTTACAGCGTGCCTTTACAATGGTGGATGTTTGCGCTGGCAGGGGCTTTATCGTTGTTCATTGCAGTGCTGACGGTCAGTTTTCAAAGCATCAGGGCAGCGCTCATCAACCCGGTGCGCAGCTTGCGGAGCGAATGA
- a CDS encoding alpha/beta hydrolase family protein, translated as MTTRRLSLPLPAPQENVSALYMAPDHPTCMMTLAHGAGAGMEHAFMETLATALAAAGIATLRFNFPFAEHGKGRPDTPAVAHQTIAAAIEKALALQPALPLFVAGKSFGGRMSSQYLALHPRKEVAGLVFYGFPLHPAGKPGTERAAHLADVKVPMLFLQGTRDALAQWDLIAAVCASLKKATLVKIEGADHSFKAGKKVDVMGMLVAATKEWVGGKARAHK; from the coding sequence ATGACCACCCGCAGGCTTTCACTCCCCCTTCCGGCCCCACAGGAAAACGTATCCGCGCTTTACATGGCGCCAGACCATCCTACGTGCATGATGACGCTGGCACATGGCGCCGGCGCAGGGATGGAGCATGCGTTCATGGAAACGCTGGCCACCGCGCTGGCAGCAGCGGGTATTGCCACCCTGCGGTTTAATTTCCCCTTTGCAGAACACGGAAAGGGCCGCCCGGACACGCCGGCGGTAGCCCATCAAACCATTGCCGCTGCCATAGAAAAGGCATTGGCATTGCAACCGGCATTGCCCTTGTTTGTAGCCGGGAAATCTTTTGGTGGGCGGATGTCTTCCCAGTACCTGGCACTGCACCCACGGAAGGAGGTGGCAGGCCTGGTCTTTTATGGTTTTCCACTGCACCCCGCGGGCAAGCCAGGCACGGAGCGGGCGGCACACCTGGCGGATGTAAAAGTGCCAATGCTGTTTTTGCAGGGCACCAGGGATGCACTGGCGCAATGGGACCTGATAGCAGCAGTATGCGCTTCGCTCAAAAAGGCAACGCTGGTAAAGATAGAAGGGGCAGACCATTCGTTCAAGGCGGGAAAGAAAGTGGATGTAATGGGAATGCTGGTAGCGGCTACAAAGGAATGGGTAGGAGGTAAGGCCCGTGCACACAAATGA
- a CDS encoding DUF4402 domain-containing protein, translating to MKKFNCISAITLVFAAITTSVSAQETASATATATIVTPISIVKDVDMNFGNVAVQSTAGGTVVLTPAGVRTATGGVTLPSTATGTITAASFTVTGTGNYTYSITLPSTALTITSGANTMTVTNFTSDPLGVGTLAAGTQTLNVGATLNVSAAQAAGTYVSATPFDVTVNYN from the coding sequence ATGAAAAAGTTCAACTGTATCTCGGCCATCACATTGGTATTTGCTGCTATTACCACCAGTGTTTCTGCGCAGGAAACTGCCTCTGCTACTGCTACCGCCACCATCGTAACACCTATTAGCATTGTGAAAGACGTGGACATGAATTTTGGTAACGTTGCCGTGCAATCCACCGCCGGGGGGACGGTCGTGCTTACCCCGGCAGGCGTGCGTACAGCTACCGGCGGTGTAACGCTTCCTTCTACGGCCACCGGGACCATCACAGCAGCTTCCTTTACGGTGACCGGTACCGGCAATTATACCTACAGCATTACACTGCCGTCTACCGCACTTACCATTACAAGCGGCGCCAATACCATGACGGTAACTAATTTTACCAGTGATCCATTAGGCGTTGGTACGTTGGCTGCAGGCACCCAAACCCTTAATGTAGGTGCCACCCTGAACGTCAGTGCTGCCCAGGCAGCCGGAACCTATGTTTCCGCTACCCCCTTTGATGTAACTGTAAACTATAACTGA
- a CDS encoding TolC family protein — protein MKQLTWALALLCLPAMGKASPTPTPGDSLLHLSLHEVWDLAAQHSRAVAMKNKQVAIRGESLKDAQAERFPEVDIAGNYEKATNIPVYDNGLFHTPSQHEVIHTLYKVGADFYLNLYNGNKLNLKIAEEKVAQQIAGIQQQQTLSDIRYAATAGYLELQKSMVYKQLVLADIENQEKQLEEIRENYRDGVVLKSDVLRVELDLSRRKLLLVQIDNDILLANQQLNILIGEDDERPVMPDSIPMSDFTTATYEQYLQTAMEHAFSYHISEQETQLRKIALQQVKANVSPKIGLYGDFYYANPQIFLYPYNPHLYSLGISGVRASFPLSSLYHNPHKVKEAALELEKEEIAHQDVADKIRQQVKAAYLRYQEALVQIQVAKANIDQATENARIIKNTYFNHTSLITDLLDADVQVLQTRFELVAARVAAQNKYYLLQNVIGTL, from the coding sequence ATGAAACAGCTTACCTGGGCCCTCGCCCTGCTTTGCCTCCCGGCTATGGGCAAAGCCTCCCCCACGCCCACCCCGGGCGACAGCCTCCTTCACCTTTCTCTTCATGAAGTTTGGGACCTCGCCGCACAGCACAGCCGTGCCGTGGCCATGAAAAACAAGCAGGTGGCCATCCGGGGAGAATCCCTCAAAGATGCACAGGCAGAGCGCTTCCCGGAAGTGGATATAGCCGGCAACTATGAGAAGGCCACCAACATCCCGGTCTACGACAATGGCCTTTTCCATACCCCCAGCCAACACGAAGTAATTCATACCCTTTATAAAGTAGGCGCCGATTTTTACCTCAATCTTTACAACGGTAATAAGCTGAACCTGAAGATCGCGGAAGAAAAAGTAGCGCAGCAAATAGCCGGTATCCAACAGCAGCAAACACTTTCTGACATCCGCTACGCCGCTACGGCAGGGTACCTGGAGCTGCAAAAATCAATGGTCTACAAACAACTGGTACTGGCAGACATTGAAAACCAGGAAAAGCAACTGGAAGAGATCAGGGAAAACTACCGCGATGGCGTGGTGCTGAAAAGTGATGTGCTGCGCGTAGAGCTGGACCTCTCCCGCCGTAAGCTGCTGCTGGTACAGATAGACAATGACATCCTGCTGGCCAACCAGCAGCTGAATATCCTCATTGGCGAAGACGATGAACGCCCGGTGATGCCAGACAGCATCCCCATGAGTGACTTTACCACGGCTACCTATGAGCAGTACCTGCAAACCGCGATGGAGCATGCCTTTTCCTATCACATTTCCGAGCAGGAAACCCAGCTGCGTAAGATAGCACTGCAGCAGGTAAAGGCCAATGTAAGCCCCAAGATAGGCCTCTATGGCGACTTCTATTATGCCAATCCGCAGATCTTCCTTTACCCCTATAACCCGCACCTGTACTCACTGGGCATCAGCGGTGTGCGGGCCAGCTTCCCGCTTTCCTCCCTGTACCACAACCCGCACAAAGTAAAAGAAGCGGCACTGGAACTGGAAAAAGAAGAGATAGCGCACCAGGACGTGGCAGATAAGATCCGGCAGCAGGTAAAAGCAGCGTACCTGCGTTACCAGGAAGCGCTGGTACAGATCCAGGTGGCAAAGGCCAATATAGACCAGGCCACGGAGAATGCACGCATTATCAAGAACACTTACTTCAACCATACCTCCCTGATCACCGACCTGCTGGATGCGGATGTACAGGTGCTGCAAACCCGCTTTGAGCTGGTAGCAGCGCGCGTAGCTGCCCAAAACAAATATTACCTCCTTCAAAACGTGATAGGCACCCTCTGA
- a CDS encoding helix-turn-helix transcriptional regulator produces MGLIASLPEINKRAASVFVMHEKSEKLIPLHTHNKGQLSYVEGGIAYITIGERTYVIPARHYFWVPQGVPHMLRIASNATVLRSLYFYAYDDHANAFYSRLGIYPASELLIQMINYTERWDGRHVDRRDHNFEFLVALKNLLPELNNKALPIVLPTTENDDMQKITRYLERNVGEALTLESVARHFNMSGRSLSRLFRATLQISFLQYLKTLRMIKAIEMILRTKHPISDIAFAVGYSNLGAFSNAFYEFTQSRPSDFRKG; encoded by the coding sequence ATGGGACTGATAGCGTCATTACCAGAGATCAACAAGCGGGCGGCTTCCGTATTTGTCATGCATGAGAAGTCGGAAAAGCTGATCCCGCTGCATACACACAATAAAGGCCAACTGAGTTACGTGGAAGGGGGGATTGCCTACATTACTATCGGGGAGCGTACTTACGTAATACCGGCCCGCCACTATTTCTGGGTGCCACAGGGCGTCCCGCACATGCTGCGCATTGCCAGCAATGCCACCGTGCTGCGTTCTTTATACTTCTATGCGTATGATGATCATGCCAATGCTTTTTACAGCCGCCTGGGTATTTACCCCGCCAGTGAATTGCTCATTCAGATGATCAATTACACCGAGCGGTGGGATGGACGGCATGTGGACCGGCGGGATCATAATTTTGAATTCCTGGTGGCACTGAAAAACCTGCTGCCCGAGCTGAATAACAAGGCCCTGCCCATCGTGCTGCCCACTACTGAAAATGACGATATGCAGAAGATCACCCGCTACCTGGAACGTAATGTAGGAGAGGCGCTGACGCTGGAAAGCGTGGCCCGGCATTTCAATATGAGCGGGCGTTCGCTATCCCGCCTGTTCCGCGCCACCCTGCAGATCTCGTTTTTACAGTACCTGAAAACCCTGCGCATGATCAAGGCTATTGAAATGATCCTGCGCACCAAGCACCCCATCAGTGATATTGCGTTTGCGGTAGGGTATAGCAACCTGGGGGCCTTCAGTAATGCGTTTTACGAGTTTACCCAGTCCAGGCCTTCGGACTTCCGGAAAGGATGA